In Vibrio syngnathi, the following proteins share a genomic window:
- a CDS encoding ATP-binding protein: protein MERVSSHVSEVIENKDSFERPFSIKIPRRKWFGWKGIELRLVLALAMLSMTTIFLSVVSSFTFDDLNQRLVELKESEIPALDNAARLNDMVRVIITTSSQLSDAESNLERKQAMLKIEEAISVMNSVMVQFPDYHAYFKDLIAQVNNSLSLLYQSEIESEQLNQELRNLLEGFYPLLQEASDSLDSLPESAKDQIQYTQLKSLLYYQLGLVEKLYNDSSFNELDYTSYRLEQVGEEWWKLWVSGDLRHDFPELDHQLTVIYNLASSDSSLYGMKNKALDHLYQEQYFLQNSREHLNQLTVQIESNTSKVNSNIDQSIQQAQLSLQSNQQLSLFLSLFSVLAAAAISWFYVRKSILERLLQLKDNMFAISTGHLDTEVSIRGKDEVTQMAKYLKVFQTTAKVVKQTNRKLEAEVEERTLAEAKLRVTQDELIQAGKLAALGQLSVGITHEINQPLTAVNSHVRSAQLWLGKNRPDRAQENLKKIEVLLDKVAAITRHLKAFSRKSDGKIDNVELDKVIGDAIDLFETRQSTVSIQYSPQSDQVVRANNIRLEQVLVNLISNALDAIEHREQPELSISTQEHSKTIQILVMDNGLGIPEEDIPHLFDPFYTRKTIGKGLGLGLSIAYNIIKDFGGSIHVESVEHQGTTFIVTLPKGIAS, encoded by the coding sequence GTGGAGCGAGTGAGTAGTCATGTCTCCGAGGTGATAGAAAATAAAGACAGTTTTGAACGCCCGTTTTCGATCAAAATCCCGCGTCGTAAGTGGTTTGGTTGGAAGGGCATCGAGCTGCGTTTGGTGTTGGCATTGGCTATGTTATCGATGACAACCATCTTCCTTTCGGTTGTTTCTAGCTTCACCTTTGACGATTTAAACCAACGCCTTGTTGAATTAAAAGAGAGTGAAATCCCCGCCTTAGATAACGCTGCACGCCTCAATGACATGGTGCGTGTGATTATCACGACCTCATCTCAGCTCAGTGACGCTGAATCTAATTTAGAGCGTAAGCAGGCGATGCTTAAAATTGAAGAGGCCATTTCAGTGATGAATAGCGTTATGGTTCAGTTTCCTGATTATCACGCCTATTTTAAAGATCTTATCGCCCAAGTTAATAATAGTCTGAGCCTGTTGTATCAAAGTGAGATTGAGTCAGAACAACTCAATCAAGAACTTCGTAATTTGCTTGAAGGCTTTTATCCTCTGTTGCAAGAGGCCAGTGATTCACTCGATAGTTTGCCTGAGTCAGCCAAAGATCAAATCCAATATACTCAGTTGAAATCTCTGCTTTATTACCAATTAGGCTTGGTAGAGAAGCTGTATAACGACTCAAGCTTTAATGAGTTGGATTACACTAGCTACCGTCTGGAGCAAGTCGGGGAAGAGTGGTGGAAGCTCTGGGTCAGTGGTGATTTAAGACATGATTTTCCTGAATTAGATCATCAACTCACAGTGATCTATAACCTCGCCTCAAGTGATAGCAGCTTGTATGGGATGAAAAACAAAGCGCTCGATCATCTCTATCAAGAGCAATATTTCCTGCAAAACAGCCGTGAACATTTGAATCAGTTAACCGTGCAGATCGAAAGCAACACCAGCAAGGTGAATAGCAATATTGACCAATCGATTCAGCAGGCGCAGCTGTCTTTACAATCGAACCAACAACTCTCTCTTTTTCTTTCTCTGTTTAGCGTGTTGGCTGCCGCTGCCATTTCATGGTTCTACGTGCGTAAGAGTATTTTAGAAAGGCTTTTACAGCTCAAAGACAACATGTTCGCGATTTCTACTGGCCATTTAGATACCGAGGTTTCTATTCGGGGCAAAGACGAAGTAACACAAATGGCTAAGTACTTAAAGGTATTCCAGACCACGGCCAAAGTTGTTAAGCAAACCAATCGTAAATTAGAGGCAGAGGTTGAAGAACGCACCTTAGCCGAAGCCAAACTACGAGTGACTCAAGACGAGTTAATCCAAGCCGGAAAATTGGCCGCGCTAGGGCAATTGAGTGTCGGGATCACGCATGAAATCAATCAACCTCTGACGGCAGTAAACAGTCACGTTAGAAGTGCTCAGCTTTGGCTCGGTAAAAATAGACCAGACAGAGCACAAGAGAACCTGAAAAAAATCGAGGTCTTGTTAGATAAAGTGGCTGCGATTACTCGTCACCTAAAGGCCTTCTCACGTAAGAGTGATGGCAAGATTGATAACGTTGAATTGGATAAGGTGATCGGTGATGCGATTGACCTGTTTGAAACCAGACAGAGCACGGTCTCGATTCAGTATTCACCACAAAGCGACCAGGTGGTTCGAGCTAACAACATTCGCTTAGAACAGGTACTGGTGAATTTGATCAGCAATGCTCTGGATGCCATCGAACACAGAGAACAACCAGAGCTCAGCATCTCTACTCAAGAGCATTCGAAGACCATTCAGATTTTGGTGATGGACAACGGGTTAGGGATACCTGAAGAGGACATTCCGCATCTGTTTGACCCATTTTATACCCGCAAGACAATAGGTAAGGGGCTTGGGCTCGGTTTGTCTATCGCATACAACATCATAAAAGACTTTGGCGGCTCGATTCACGTGGAATCAGTTGAACACCAAGGCACTACTTTTATCGTCACTCTACCAAAAGGCATAGCCTCATGA
- a CDS encoding SGNH/GDSL hydrolase family protein — MEDKQLLAALQQHPVLDLYQLFQEVGQNRSLYALLERLSSLKEHHQLSTRLSPFKPHIEGLLAQFDSTTPDSDILKAVALQSEIQQRGHSMSRYIMTSDNHRHFSPNADLVMFGDSITEWAPWADIFRDVSMVNRGLAGDTTTGMLRRIDTTLNVKPKLVCFMAGINDLAQGYDVEHIYRNYIDMLEVWQENDIRILVQSTLYVGSKLQGLNSSVELLNSKISEYCSQQGIAFLDVNSVLSPNKLLSNEYSCDDLHLNAKAYQAWAEVLQPTIAELLK, encoded by the coding sequence ATGGAAGACAAGCAATTACTTGCCGCGTTGCAGCAACACCCTGTCCTCGATCTATATCAGTTATTTCAAGAAGTTGGTCAAAACCGCTCTCTGTATGCATTACTAGAGAGGTTATCTTCCCTTAAAGAACACCACCAACTGAGCACTCGTCTTAGCCCTTTTAAGCCTCACATCGAAGGGTTGCTGGCTCAATTTGATAGCACTACACCGGACAGTGATATTCTCAAAGCGGTTGCTCTTCAGTCTGAAATTCAGCAACGAGGCCACAGTATGAGTCGTTACATCATGACATCGGACAATCACCGCCATTTTTCCCCAAATGCAGACCTAGTGATGTTTGGTGATTCGATCACCGAATGGGCACCTTGGGCGGATATCTTTCGCGATGTTTCGATGGTCAACCGTGGCTTAGCGGGTGACACCACAACTGGCATGTTGCGCCGTATTGATACCACGTTGAATGTGAAGCCAAAGCTGGTGTGCTTTATGGCTGGGATAAACGATTTGGCTCAGGGTTATGATGTCGAACATATCTACCGGAACTACATTGATATGCTTGAAGTGTGGCAAGAAAACGATATTCGAATCTTGGTGCAATCAACGCTTTATGTTGGCTCTAAACTGCAAGGTTTGAATTCGTCGGTTGAACTGCTCAATAGCAAGATAAGCGAGTACTGTTCTCAGCAAGGCATTGCGTTCTTAGATGTGAATTCTGTATTGTCACCGAATAAGCTTTTGTCGAATGAGTACTCGTGTGATGACTTACACTTGAATGCGAAGGCTTACCAAGCTTGGGCTGAGGTGCTTCAACCTACGATAGCTGAGTTACTAAAATAA
- the dgcN gene encoding N-acetyltransferase DgcN → MSIAQPYLLFLGDVTDPLAAKTARGIHQWRPEICLGQLRLTGDTVSLGLTDMTLQEAQALGAKTLVIGTANPGGVIPDSWQSTIMAAAEMGFEIASGMHQRLSEFSPLADMQQHGLTKLHDVRHFDGDLKVGNGKPRQGKRLLTVGTDCSVGKMFSALAIEKSLKQAGTSAQFKATGQTGILIEGCGISIDAVVADFISGAVEAISPDFTDHEWDIIEGQGSLFNPSFAGVSLGLLHGAQADALVLCHEVGRPHIRNLPHAQLPTIEQTIEANLQAARLTNPDVKLVGICLNTSAISIEDAETLCQEWTTLYQVPVTDPVRFGVQHITDHLRHSL, encoded by the coding sequence ATGTCTATCGCTCAACCTTACCTTCTTTTTCTCGGGGATGTTACCGACCCGCTTGCCGCAAAAACAGCTCGTGGTATTCACCAATGGCGACCAGAAATCTGCCTAGGCCAACTGCGCTTAACAGGCGATACGGTTTCTCTTGGCTTAACGGACATGACCTTGCAAGAGGCGCAAGCGCTAGGGGCGAAAACCCTAGTGATTGGCACAGCAAACCCAGGTGGCGTTATCCCTGATTCTTGGCAGTCAACCATAATGGCGGCTGCAGAAATGGGATTTGAGATTGCATCAGGCATGCACCAACGACTGAGTGAATTTTCACCGCTTGCTGACATGCAGCAACACGGATTGACTAAGCTTCATGATGTACGACACTTTGATGGTGATCTAAAGGTTGGTAACGGCAAACCACGACAAGGTAAACGCCTTCTCACAGTCGGAACCGATTGCTCAGTAGGCAAAATGTTCTCGGCATTGGCGATTGAAAAGTCGCTTAAACAAGCGGGAACATCTGCTCAATTCAAAGCGACAGGACAGACGGGCATCTTGATTGAAGGTTGCGGTATTTCGATTGATGCTGTGGTCGCGGATTTCATTTCCGGCGCGGTTGAAGCGATTAGCCCCGATTTTACTGACCACGAATGGGACATCATTGAAGGCCAAGGTTCGTTATTTAACCCTTCGTTTGCAGGCGTGAGTTTGGGATTATTGCATGGCGCACAAGCTGATGCTTTGGTGCTATGTCACGAAGTAGGGCGACCACATATTCGTAACCTTCCTCATGCGCAATTACCAACGATTGAACAGACGATCGAAGCTAACTTGCAAGCCGCGCGATTGACGAATCCAGACGTGAAATTGGTTGGCATCTGCTTGAACACGTCGGCAATTAGCATTGAAGACGCTGAGACATTATGCCAAGAATGGACCACACTCTATCAAGTGCCCGTGACGGACCCGGTTCGTTTTGGTGTACAACACATTACTGATCATTTGCGACATTCACTTTAA
- the phnD gene encoding phosphate/phosphite/phosphonate ABC transporter substrate-binding protein — translation MKISVKGLLIASSLLLPSMAMASDCSSRGVLDDRYCDENQDLVADSPKNPDEWNDPSTLVFTYTPVEDPALYKDAFADFQAHLSKITGKRVIYYTVHSNSAQVEAMRSGRLHVAGFSTGPTGYAVNLAGYVPIAVKGDESGFQGYNLITIVRKDSGINKMTDLKGKKVAHTSASSNSGNLAPRALFPAKGLVPDEDYKVLYSGKHDQSILGVFNGDYDAAPVASDVYDRMVAAGRVDDSELKIIYRSPRFPTSAFGYAYNLKPELVEKINEAFFSYRFTPEMSASFKGADRFSPISYKEEWDVIRDIAHATGTAYTKTGLKKLAEKDAAKRAKKKAAELAKQANNG, via the coding sequence ATGAAAATCAGTGTTAAAGGACTGTTAATCGCTAGCTCATTACTACTTCCTTCAATGGCTATGGCAAGCGACTGCTCTAGTCGTGGTGTGTTAGACGATCGATACTGTGATGAAAACCAAGATTTGGTCGCCGATTCACCCAAGAACCCAGATGAGTGGAATGACCCAAGTACGCTTGTGTTTACTTACACGCCAGTAGAAGACCCTGCGTTGTACAAAGATGCGTTTGCGGATTTCCAAGCTCACCTAAGTAAAATCACGGGTAAGCGAGTGATTTACTACACAGTTCACTCGAACTCTGCGCAAGTAGAAGCGATGCGTTCTGGTCGACTGCATGTTGCTGGTTTTTCTACGGGCCCAACAGGCTACGCAGTTAACTTAGCAGGTTACGTTCCAATTGCGGTGAAGGGCGATGAGTCTGGCTTCCAAGGCTATAACCTAATCACGATTGTTCGTAAAGACAGCGGCATTAACAAAATGACTGATCTGAAAGGCAAAAAGGTTGCACACACTTCTGCATCTTCCAACTCTGGCAACCTAGCTCCACGTGCGTTATTCCCTGCGAAAGGCCTAGTGCCAGATGAAGATTACAAAGTGCTTTACTCAGGTAAGCATGACCAATCGATTCTAGGCGTCTTCAATGGAGATTATGACGCAGCACCTGTGGCATCGGACGTGTACGATCGTATGGTAGCAGCAGGTCGTGTTGACGATTCTGAACTGAAGATCATCTACCGTAGCCCACGCTTCCCAACGTCTGCGTTTGGCTATGCTTACAACCTAAAACCAGAACTGGTTGAGAAGATCAACGAAGCTTTCTTTAGCTACCGCTTTACACCAGAAATGAGCGCATCGTTTAAAGGTGCCGACCGTTTCTCGCCAATCAGCTACAAAGAAGAGTGGGATGTGATTCGTGATATCGCTCATGCGACAGGTACGGCTTACACCAAAACTGGCTTGAAGAAATTGGCTGAAAAAGATGCGGCTAAACGCGCAAAGAAAAAAGCCGCTGAGTTAGCAAAGCAAGCAAACAACGGCTAA
- a CDS encoding glycerophosphodiester phosphodiesterase family protein, translating into MKQILKGSIALILVVSSMTAWAAAESADLGPRPLFLVNNMDESPLKTKLLSCSEGPFHRSDFSIGHRGAAMQFPEHTKESYLAAIQMGAGVVECDVTFTKDKALVCRHSQSDLHTTTDVLAHPDLAKKCSTPFTPANPATGEDAQVECRTSDFTLAEFKTLKGKMDGANPKATTVEEYMNGTPGWRTDLYSQSGTLMTHAESAALFKEHGVKVTPELKSAAVEMPFNGFSQEMYAQKLVDELKEAGFEPSETYLQSFNLDDVKYWVNETPKFGKQAVYLDDRVYEQADFVASVENMKELHDAGVNIIAPPLFALVELDKNNELVASNYAKLAKDADLEIIAWTLERSGPLAQGGGWYYQSVKDGINNDGDMMKMLDVLAQDVGVMGVFSDWPATVTYYANCMDSDA; encoded by the coding sequence ATGAAGCAAATACTGAAAGGTTCGATTGCTCTGATACTAGTCGTGAGCTCGATGACGGCATGGGCCGCAGCAGAATCAGCCGACTTAGGTCCTCGTCCCCTCTTTTTAGTGAACAATATGGATGAGAGCCCTTTGAAAACCAAACTGTTGAGTTGCAGTGAAGGACCTTTTCATCGTAGTGATTTTTCTATTGGACATCGCGGAGCTGCGATGCAGTTTCCTGAGCACACTAAGGAATCTTATTTAGCGGCGATTCAAATGGGCGCGGGCGTCGTGGAGTGCGATGTGACTTTCACTAAAGATAAGGCGTTGGTATGTCGTCACTCGCAAAGTGATCTGCACACCACAACCGATGTTTTGGCGCATCCCGATCTCGCGAAGAAGTGTTCAACACCGTTCACGCCGGCTAACCCAGCGACAGGCGAAGATGCTCAGGTTGAGTGTCGTACCTCTGATTTCACGCTAGCGGAGTTTAAGACGCTGAAAGGGAAGATGGATGGTGCGAATCCAAAAGCAACCACGGTTGAAGAGTACATGAATGGCACACCTGGTTGGAGAACCGATCTTTACAGCCAAAGTGGCACACTGATGACACACGCCGAAAGTGCGGCGTTGTTTAAAGAGCACGGCGTGAAGGTGACTCCTGAGCTAAAATCGGCGGCGGTAGAAATGCCTTTCAATGGCTTTAGCCAAGAGATGTATGCGCAGAAATTGGTGGATGAATTGAAAGAGGCGGGCTTTGAGCCTTCGGAGACTTACTTGCAGTCATTCAACTTGGATGATGTGAAGTACTGGGTTAATGAGACGCCTAAGTTCGGTAAGCAAGCCGTTTATCTTGACGACCGTGTCTATGAGCAAGCGGACTTTGTCGCGTCTGTTGAAAACATGAAAGAGCTTCACGATGCGGGTGTGAATATCATCGCGCCACCTCTGTTTGCTTTGGTTGAACTTGATAAGAACAACGAATTAGTGGCGTCTAACTACGCGAAACTGGCAAAGGATGCTGACCTTGAGATTATTGCATGGACACTTGAGCGTTCGGGCCCGCTAGCGCAAGGCGGCGGTTGGTATTACCAAAGCGTGAAAGATGGCATCAACAATGATGGCGACATGATGAAAATGCTTGATGTACTGGCGCAAGATGTCGGTGTTATGGGCGTATTCAGCGACTGGCCTGCAACAGTAACTTACTACGCTAACTGTATGGACAGCGACGCTTAG
- a CDS encoding sigma-54-dependent transcriptional regulator encodes MTAEKHIVLIDDEIDVVEAVSEMLELEGFSVTTFTDPNLGLKSLKANSQSVVLCDVRMPQVDGLTLLSSIQHRAANVPVLLMSGHGDIPMAIEAMKLGAFDFLEKPLNASELVEKLDLALAQSQHNCPAATDGDEEAELPIETVVIGQSKAMDTIRKQVLALSHTGVDTIINGETGTGKEVIARALHQFSRRKAKPFVAINCGGMTESIIESELFGHEAGSFTSANKKRIGKIEQANGGTLFLDEIESMPIAVQIKLLRVIQERMIERVGGNELIPVDIVVVAASKADLASLSETGQFRADLFYRLNIASLNLPALRQRKEDIQVLFRHFVIQASHKYKTRPSTIYPEQIQQLCRHEWPGNVRELRNVADRFVLGIVGDGFDLQSPICETSGEDFAFEKQMEQYERNVLTEALIESAGNINEVSSKLNLPRKTLYRKMKKHQLDKESFKA; translated from the coding sequence ATGACTGCAGAAAAACACATAGTTCTTATCGATGATGAAATCGATGTCGTTGAAGCCGTGAGTGAAATGTTGGAGCTAGAAGGTTTTAGCGTCACGACCTTTACCGACCCTAACCTTGGCCTTAAATCGCTCAAAGCAAACAGCCAGTCGGTTGTATTGTGTGATGTACGAATGCCACAGGTGGATGGGCTTACGTTACTGAGTTCAATTCAACATAGAGCCGCTAACGTTCCTGTATTGTTGATGAGTGGCCATGGCGATATTCCCATGGCGATAGAGGCAATGAAGCTAGGGGCGTTCGACTTTTTAGAAAAGCCACTGAATGCGAGTGAGTTGGTAGAGAAGCTCGATTTAGCGTTGGCACAGTCTCAGCACAATTGCCCAGCAGCTACAGACGGTGATGAGGAAGCTGAGTTACCGATTGAAACGGTGGTTATTGGCCAATCAAAAGCGATGGATACGATACGCAAGCAAGTGCTCGCACTGTCTCATACTGGTGTTGATACCATCATCAACGGCGAAACAGGAACGGGCAAAGAGGTGATTGCTCGCGCCTTGCATCAATTTAGCCGTCGTAAGGCGAAGCCCTTTGTCGCGATCAACTGTGGCGGCATGACTGAAAGCATTATCGAAAGTGAGTTGTTTGGTCATGAAGCGGGTTCGTTTACCAGTGCCAACAAGAAGCGCATTGGCAAAATAGAACAAGCCAATGGCGGAACTCTGTTCCTTGATGAAATCGAAAGCATGCCAATTGCGGTGCAAATTAAACTGTTGCGCGTCATTCAAGAAAGAATGATTGAGCGCGTTGGTGGTAACGAGTTAATCCCGGTCGATATTGTGGTGGTAGCCGCCAGCAAAGCTGATCTCGCGAGCCTGAGTGAAACGGGGCAGTTCAGAGCCGATCTCTTCTATCGTCTTAATATTGCTAGCTTAAACCTTCCCGCATTGCGTCAACGCAAAGAAGATATTCAGGTGCTGTTCCGCCATTTTGTGATTCAAGCGAGCCACAAATACAAGACACGCCCATCAACGATTTACCCTGAACAGATTCAGCAACTATGTCGGCATGAATGGCCGGGTAACGTGCGTGAATTACGCAATGTCGCCGACCGATTTGTACTTGGTATTGTTGGTGATGGCTTCGATCTTCAATCACCAATTTGTGAAACGTCCGGAGAAGATTTTGCCTTTGAAAAACAGATGGAGCAGTACGAACGAAATGTTCTGACTGAGGCGCTTATTGAAAGCGCTGGCAACATTAACGAGGTATCAAGCAAGCTGAATTTACCGCGTAAAACCCTTTATCGAAAAATGAAGAAACACCAATTGGATAAAGAGAGCTTCAAGGCCTAG
- the dgcA gene encoding N-acetyl-D-Glu racemase DgcA, with amino-acid sequence MKITAEPITIAMQTPFRISRGSRTECHVVRVYIEHGGKQAQGECTPYPRYGESSESVLAQIQQASSALEAMFARGVTDPAELRDHLQSLLTGGAARNAVDCALWDFEAKQKEQVFPNSLFELPAQIVTAMTVSIGTPEAMATQARDYVANGAKLLKVKLDGEQVVERVRAVREAAPDVQIVLDANEAWTGLNLEELFNQLTEFDIAMIEQPLPQQHDASLAHINHPIPLCADESCHTTSQLSSLLGKYEMVNIKLDKTGGLTEALVLAEEAQRLGFTLMSGCMLGTSLAMRAALPIAVQSEIVDLDGPVLLGQDVSPALTYRDGMIIF; translated from the coding sequence ATGAAGATTACAGCAGAACCCATTACTATCGCGATGCAAACGCCTTTTCGCATCTCTCGTGGCAGCCGAACTGAGTGTCACGTTGTTCGTGTTTACATTGAACATGGTGGCAAACAAGCTCAGGGCGAATGTACGCCTTACCCACGATACGGCGAGTCATCGGAGTCTGTGTTAGCGCAAATCCAACAAGCGTCTAGCGCACTTGAAGCTATGTTTGCACGAGGCGTTACCGATCCGGCAGAGCTAAGAGATCATCTTCAGTCTTTATTGACCGGAGGGGCAGCGCGAAATGCGGTCGATTGTGCGCTTTGGGATTTCGAAGCTAAGCAGAAAGAACAGGTGTTTCCAAATAGCTTGTTTGAGTTACCTGCTCAAATTGTGACTGCAATGACAGTCTCCATCGGCACACCAGAAGCGATGGCGACCCAAGCTCGGGATTATGTGGCGAATGGGGCGAAACTTCTAAAAGTGAAGCTTGATGGCGAGCAGGTAGTAGAGCGTGTTCGTGCAGTGCGAGAAGCGGCGCCTGATGTTCAGATTGTACTGGATGCCAATGAAGCGTGGACAGGGTTGAATCTCGAAGAGTTGTTCAATCAACTTACTGAGTTTGATATCGCAATGATCGAGCAACCTTTGCCGCAACAACATGATGCCTCACTGGCACATATCAATCACCCGATCCCACTGTGTGCGGATGAAAGCTGTCATACCACTTCGCAACTTTCATCTTTGTTAGGCAAGTATGAAATGGTCAACATCAAGCTCGATAAAACGGGCGGTTTGACCGAAGCATTGGTACTTGCTGAAGAAGCTCAAAGGCTAGGGTTTACTTTGATGTCGGGTTGTATGTTAGGCACCTCATTGGCGATGCGAGCGGCGCTGCCTATTGCAGTTCAATCTGAAATAGTCGACCTTGATGGCCCTGTATTACTTGGGCAAGATGTTTCGCCAGCACTGACTTATCGAGATGGAATGATCATTTTTTAA
- a CDS encoding AraC family transcriptional regulator: protein MQNNHVRLEKVVRYLESHLDQPMVIEELLSKFYFSKYHFHHLFRAYYGEGVYAMRKRLLLERAARSIIYGVESMTEIAFSCGYENQASFNKAIRKQFSCTPSYIRHQKTVPALKRQQLTSFEDIKMNINVVDRKSTEVLYSRGSGKYSDAAATAWGQLMPFVYSNRLIQPETIMIGISHDDPNITHVDNIRYDACATIVTEMELPEGIDRKTILGGKYAKALHKGTYEKLSEAYSYLLLKWLPDSGFELRDQPCFEVYLNRDPRRTKPENLKTEIYIPIK from the coding sequence ATGCAGAACAATCATGTCAGGTTGGAGAAGGTAGTGAGGTATTTAGAATCTCACCTTGATCAGCCTATGGTAATAGAAGAGCTATTATCAAAATTTTACTTCTCTAAATACCATTTTCATCACCTGTTCCGCGCCTATTATGGCGAGGGGGTATATGCGATGCGTAAGCGCCTGCTTTTAGAGAGGGCTGCTCGAAGTATTATTTATGGGGTTGAGAGCATGACTGAGATTGCTTTTTCTTGTGGCTATGAAAACCAAGCTTCTTTTAATAAGGCGATACGAAAGCAGTTCTCTTGTACACCATCGTATATTCGTCATCAAAAAACAGTTCCTGCCTTAAAAAGGCAACAACTCACTAGTTTTGAGGACATAAAGATGAATATAAACGTTGTCGATCGCAAGTCTACGGAAGTCCTGTATTCCAGAGGTAGTGGCAAATACAGTGATGCAGCTGCAACCGCATGGGGGCAACTGATGCCATTTGTTTATTCTAATCGCTTAATTCAACCCGAGACAATAATGATAGGAATAAGCCATGACGACCCAAATATTACCCATGTAGATAATATACGCTACGACGCATGTGCAACGATCGTTACTGAAATGGAATTACCTGAAGGTATCGATCGCAAGACAATTTTGGGTGGCAAATATGCCAAGGCCTTGCACAAAGGTACTTACGAGAAACTCTCTGAAGCATACAGTTATTTACTCTTAAAATGGCTACCAGACAGTGGGTTTGAACTGCGAGACCAACCATGCTTTGAGGTGTACCTGAATCGAGACCCAAGACGAACTAAACCTGAGAATTTGAAAACCGAAATCTATATTCCGATCAAGTAA
- a CDS encoding LysR family transcriptional regulator — MNLRQLEVFYAIMQTGTVSGAARNLHVSQPNVTRILAHTEQQLGFGLFERVKGRLVPTVEARTLLPEAEKVYQQLGQFRSLTNKVKQGHQHLRIGAPPILATKLLTPVIAQMSREQYSSKQELSFELLTANRDELCAGLLKHELDIAIAFGDETPPAILSETLLTESLKVLVPANTVDHLPAEITLDDLINYPLPIIGLDPRDPLGLLLNQSLVALDEHYHHPISVRGYSAAAELVKHQAGFAIVDPWTADQYQHDDSVCVLSLQPDIQFSVSTLCAEHTPQSISVKQFIASLKSHTHPIT, encoded by the coding sequence GTGAACTTAAGACAGTTGGAAGTCTTTTACGCCATTATGCAAACCGGAACCGTATCTGGGGCTGCGCGTAATCTGCATGTGTCACAACCTAATGTGACCCGTATTCTGGCACACACAGAGCAACAACTTGGGTTTGGATTGTTCGAGCGTGTCAAAGGTCGGTTGGTGCCAACGGTCGAAGCGAGAACCTTGCTACCAGAAGCGGAAAAAGTCTATCAACAGCTGGGTCAATTTCGATCTCTGACCAACAAAGTGAAGCAAGGACATCAACATTTACGTATTGGTGCGCCTCCGATACTGGCGACCAAATTGCTGACCCCGGTAATAGCCCAAATGTCTCGTGAACAATATTCCAGTAAACAAGAGCTCTCTTTTGAGTTACTGACCGCCAACCGTGATGAACTGTGTGCTGGCTTATTGAAGCATGAGCTCGATATTGCCATCGCGTTTGGGGACGAAACACCGCCTGCCATATTAAGTGAAACGCTATTAACCGAATCGCTCAAGGTTTTGGTGCCAGCCAATACGGTTGATCATTTACCCGCGGAAATAACCCTTGATGATTTGATCAACTATCCGTTGCCAATCATCGGGCTCGATCCCCGCGATCCATTAGGTTTACTGCTAAATCAAAGCCTTGTGGCGTTAGATGAGCATTATCACCATCCGATATCTGTGCGTGGATATAGCGCGGCGGCGGAACTGGTGAAGCACCAAGCAGGCTTTGCGATTGTTGACCCGTGGACAGCAGATCAGTATCAACATGACGACTCGGTTTGTGTGCTTTCACTGCAGCCGGATATCCAATTTTCGGTATCGACGCTTTGTGCAGAGCACACCCCTCAGTCTATTTCTGTTAAGCAATTTATCGCTTCATTGAAGAGCCATACTCACCCTATAACTTAA